The following coding sequences lie in one Haematobia irritans isolate KBUSLIRL chromosome 3, ASM5000362v1, whole genome shotgun sequence genomic window:
- the LOC142231471 gene encoding uncharacterized protein LOC142231471, with product MSLLISCSYIPPSSNDEIYSQHVSAISSASQSLLSPSDTLIVLGDFNLPYVSWLHTSESESLIPVISNSISNNFLHSLLYLGLFQINDIFNSHGRLLDLVFVNRTFNISLESCHALTQPEDRYHPTIILHLAAPNLPRSRYTNSNREYCFAKTNYTILNSLLSAVNWDDILDSNDITELASRFYSILQDCISKSVPRIIINDNSGPPWNTRVLSKLKNQKNKMHKRFKKSGSALDFSTYSIARSKYNIANKLAHQDYLNRMKDQLRVDPKSFYKFVNSKRQSSGLPTYLKYKSSTADNDVDISNIFADFFATTYSDKCYDGNNIYPYMTRNCNRIDISYIDESTILSNLRTLKSTFNAGPDGIPSCILKQCADILSYPLSLLFNKSLKSGNLPNIWKQSYVMPLFKSGNRNDACNYRGISNLCAIPKLMEKILTSSISHQISSLLSANQHGFRKKRSTITNLLEFTCLVNDAFRDRFQTDTIYTDFSKAFDKVNHALLLHKLDMIGFSEPLLKWFHSYLIGRTQYVKFGSATSRPITVTSGVPQGSYLGPVLFCLFINDLPSVVKFSNILMFADDVKIFRSYNNPDERRYLQFDLDNFYDWCETNLMELNISKCKLMRFSRRTVFESSYSIGLVH from the coding sequence ATGTCATTATTGATTTCTTGTTCTTATATTCCACCTTCATCGAACGACGAAATTTATTCTCAACACGTTTCGGCTATTTCATCAGCATCTCAATCTTTATTATCGCCATCTGATACATTAATAGTTTTAGGCGATTTCAATCTCCCTTATGTCTCCTGGCTACACACTTCTGAATCTGAGAGTTTAATTCCTGTAATCTCAAATAGtatttctaataattttctTCATTCATTACTTTATCTTggcctttttcaaataaatgatATTTTCAATTCACACGGCAGATTACTTGATCTGGTGTTTGTTAATAGAACATTTAATATAAGTTTGGAATCCTGTCATGCTTTAACGCAACCTGAAGATCGTTATCACCCTACTATAATATTGCATCTTGCAGCCCCAAATCTTCCACGATCTAGGTACACCAATTCGAACCGAGAGTATTGCTTTGCTAAGACGAATTATACTATACTAAATTCATTGCTTTCCGCCGTAAATTGGGACGATATTCTTGATTCTAATGATATTACCGAACTAGCATCCCGTTTTTACTCAATCCTACAGGATTGCATATCCAAATCAGTGCCTCGAATTATTATAAACGACAATTCTGGACCGCCATGGAATACCAGAGTTCTATCGAAGCTGAAGAATCAAAAGAACAAGATGCACAAAAGATTCAAAAAATCAGGTTCAGCTCTTGATTTTTCGACCTATTCGATAGCCCGATCGAAATACAACATTGCGAATAAATTGGCTCATCAAGACTATTTAAATAGAATGAAAGATCAACTGAGAGTTGATCCTAAGTCTTTCTACAAGTTTGTGAATTCAAAACGCCAATCTAGTGGCCTACCAACATATCTTAAATATAAGTCCTCAACTGCCGACAATGATGTAGACATTTCTAATATATTTGCAGATTTCTTTGCTACGACATATTCGGATAAGTGTTATGATGGTAACAACATCTATCCATACATGACTAGGAACTGTAACAGAATTGATATCTCTTACATAGATGAGAGCACCATTTTAAGTAATCTTAGAACTCTGAAATCTACATTTAATGCTGGCCCTGATGGTATTCCGTCCTGTATTCTGAAACAATGTGCCGATATACTTTCATATCCTCTATCTTTACTGTTTAATAAGTCACTAAAGTCAGGAAATCTTCCTAATATATGGAAACAATCATATGTAATGCCTTTATTCAAATCGGGTAATCGAAACGACGCATGCAACTATCGAGGTATTTCGAATCTTTGTGCCATTCCGAAGTTGATGGAAAAGATCTTAACAAGTTCTATTTCCCATCAGATTTCTTCATTATTATCTGCGAATCAACATGGTTTTAGGAAAAAACGATCGACCATAACCAACCTTTTGGAATTTACTTGTTTGGTTAATGATGCTTTTAGGGATCGCTTTCAGACAGATACAATATACACTGATTTCAGTAAAGCTTTCGACAAAGTCAATCATGCTCTCCTTTTACATAAGTTGGATATGATTGGCTTCAGCGAACCTTTATTGAAATGGTTTCATTCGTATTTAATTGGCCGGACACAATATGTTAAGTTCGGTAGTGCAACATCTAGACCTATCACTGTTACCTCGGGTGTTCCTCAGGGCAGCTACCTCGGACCTGTTTTATTTTGTCTATTCATCAATGACCTCCCATcagttgtaaaattttctaatattcttATGTTTGCGGATGACGTAAAGATATTTCGTTCCTATAATAATCCCGACGAACGAAGGTATCTTCAGTTCGACCTTGATAACTTTTACGATTGGTGTGAGAcaaatttaatggaattaaaTATCTCGAAATGTAAATTGATGCGCTTTTCGAGAAGAACTGTATTCGAGTCGAGTTATTCTATTGGGCTGGTCCATTAG